The following proteins are co-located in the Thermus thermophilus HB8 genome:
- the rho gene encoding transcription termination factor Rho — MRRKETLQETPLTYQELASKILPELHLLAQEAGIEGYKRMKKDQLIMALLERQTQGEGLRLVKGYLEISQDGYGFLTENLHNLESRVAIVSAGLIKQYALRAGDYVVGQARPPRENERYATLLKVEAVNNLDPEAAKNRPRFDELTPQFPDRQIRLETTPDELSTRVIDLLAPIGRGQRGLIVAPPKAGKTTLLKKIANAVLKNEPDIKVIVLLIDERPEEVTDFRESVQGAEVIASTFDEPPQNHIRVAEFVHERAKRIVEEGGHVMILLDSITRLARANNLVTPPTGRTLSGGLDSAALYFPKRFLGAARNIRGGGSLTILATALVETGSRMDDVIFEEFKGTGNMELHLSRRLEERRIFPAIDILKSGTRREELLLGEEVTHKMWLLRKVLADMDPAEAMEMLLARLARTKNNKEFLASLAAR, encoded by the coding sequence ATGAGAAGGAAGGAAACCCTTCAGGAAACTCCCCTCACCTACCAGGAGCTCGCCAGCAAGATCCTGCCCGAGCTCCACCTCCTGGCCCAGGAGGCGGGCATTGAAGGCTACAAGCGCATGAAGAAGGACCAGCTCATCATGGCCCTCCTGGAGCGGCAGACCCAGGGAGAGGGGCTGAGGCTGGTCAAGGGCTACCTGGAGATCAGCCAGGACGGGTACGGCTTCCTCACCGAGAACCTCCACAACCTGGAGTCCCGGGTGGCCATCGTCTCGGCGGGGCTCATCAAGCAGTACGCCCTGAGGGCCGGGGACTACGTGGTGGGCCAGGCCAGGCCGCCCCGGGAGAACGAGCGCTACGCCACCCTCCTCAAGGTGGAGGCGGTGAACAACCTGGACCCCGAGGCCGCCAAGAACCGCCCCCGCTTTGACGAGCTCACCCCCCAGTTCCCCGACCGGCAGATCCGGTTGGAGACCACCCCGGACGAGCTCTCCACCCGGGTCATTGACCTCCTCGCCCCCATCGGCCGGGGCCAGCGCGGCCTCATCGTGGCCCCTCCCAAGGCGGGGAAGACCACCCTCCTCAAGAAGATCGCCAACGCCGTCCTCAAGAACGAGCCCGACATCAAGGTCATCGTCCTCCTCATTGACGAGCGCCCCGAGGAGGTCACGGACTTCCGGGAGAGCGTCCAAGGCGCCGAGGTCATCGCCAGCACCTTTGACGAGCCTCCCCAGAACCACATCCGCGTGGCCGAGTTCGTCCACGAGAGGGCCAAGCGCATCGTGGAGGAGGGCGGGCACGTGATGATCCTCCTGGACTCCATCACCCGCCTGGCCCGGGCGAACAACCTGGTGACCCCGCCCACGGGGCGCACCCTCTCGGGCGGTCTGGACTCCGCCGCCCTCTACTTCCCCAAGCGCTTCCTGGGGGCGGCCCGGAACATCCGTGGGGGCGGGAGCCTCACCATCCTCGCCACCGCCCTCGTGGAGACGGGCAGCCGCATGGACGACGTGATCTTTGAGGAGTTCAAGGGGACGGGCAACATGGAGCTCCACCTCTCCCGCCGCCTGGAGGAGCGGCGCATCTTCCCCGCCATCGACATCCTCAAGTCCGGCACGAGGCGGGAGGAGTTGCTCCTCGGCGAGGAGGTCACCCACAAGATGTGGCTCCTGCGCAAGGTCCTGGCGGACATGGACCCCGCGGAGGCCATGGAGATGCTCCTCGCCCGGCTCGCCCGCACCAAGAACAACAAGGAGTTCCTGGCCTCCCTGGCCGCCCGCTGA
- the fsa gene encoding fructose-6-phosphate aldolase, which yields MELYLDTASLEEIREIAAWGVLSGVTTNPTLVAKAFAAKGEALTEEAFAAHLRAICETVGGPVSAEVTALEAEAMVAEGRRLAAIHPNIVVKLPTTEEGLKACKRLSAEGIKVNMTLIFSANQALLAARAGASYVSPFLGRVDDISWDGGELLREIVEMIQVQDLPVKVIAASIRHPRHVTEAALLGADIATMPHAVFKQLLKHPLTDIGLKRFLEDWEKVKP from the coding sequence ATGGAGCTTTACTTGGACACCGCGAGCTTGGAGGAGATACGGGAGATCGCCGCTTGGGGGGTGCTCTCCGGGGTGACCACCAACCCCACCTTGGTGGCCAAGGCCTTCGCCGCCAAGGGGGAGGCCCTGACCGAGGAGGCCTTCGCCGCCCACCTACGGGCGATCTGCGAGACGGTGGGCGGCCCGGTTTCGGCGGAGGTGACGGCCCTCGAGGCCGAGGCCATGGTGGCGGAGGGCAGGCGGCTTGCCGCCATCCACCCCAATATCGTGGTCAAGCTCCCCACCACCGAGGAGGGCCTCAAGGCCTGCAAACGGCTTTCCGCCGAGGGGATCAAGGTCAACATGACCCTCATCTTCTCCGCCAACCAGGCCCTCCTCGCCGCCCGGGCCGGGGCCAGCTACGTGAGCCCCTTCCTGGGGCGGGTGGACGACATCTCCTGGGACGGGGGGGAGCTTCTTCGGGAGATCGTGGAGATGATCCAGGTCCAGGACCTTCCCGTCAAGGTCATCGCCGCCTCCATCCGCCACCCCCGGCACGTCACCGAGGCCGCCCTTCTGGGGGCGGACATCGCCACCATGCCCCACGCCGTTTTCAAGCAGCTCCTAAAGCACCCCCTCACGGACATCGGCCTTAAGCGCTTCTTGGAGGATTGGGAGAAGGTTAAGCCATGA
- the ileS gene encoding isoleucine--tRNA ligase — protein MFKEVGEPNFPKLEEEVLAFWKREKIFQKSVENRKGGPRYTVYEGPPTANGLPHVGHAQARSYKDLFPRYKTMRGYYAPRRAGWDTHGLPVELEVEKKLGLKSKREIEAYGIERFNQACRESVFTYEKEWEAFTERIAYWVDLENAYATLEPTYIESIWWSLKNLFDRGLLYRDHKVVPYCPRCGTPLSSHEVALGYKEIQDPSVYVRFPLKEPKKLGLEKASLLIWTTTPWTLPGNVAAAVHPEYTYAAFQVGDEALILEEGLGRKLLGEGTPVLKTFPGKALEGLPYTPPYPQALEKGYFVVLADYVSQEDGTGIVHQAPAFGAEDLETARVYGLPLLKTVDEEGKLLVEPFKGLYFREANRAILRDLRGRGLLFKEESYLHSYPHCWRCSTPLMYYATESWFIKNTLFKDELIRKNQEIHWVPPHIKEGRYGEWLKNLVDWALSRNRYWGTPLPIWVCQACGKEEAIGSFQELKARATKPLPEPFDPHRPYVDQVELACACGGTMRRVPYVIDVWYDSGAMPFASLHYPFEHEEVFRESFPADFIAEGIDQTRGWFNSLHQLGVMLFGSIAFKNVICHGLILDEKGQKMSKSKGNVVDPWDIIREFGADALRWYIYVSAPPEADRRFGPNLVRETVRDYFLTLWNVYSFFVTYANLDRPDLKNPPPPEKRPEMDRWLLARMQDLIQRVTEALEAYDPTTSARALRDFVVEDLSQWYVRRNRRRFWKNEDALDREAAYATLYEALVLVATLAAPFTPFLAEVLWQNLVRSVRPEAKESVHLADWPEADPALADEALVAQMRAVLKVVDLARAARAKSGVKTRTPLPLLLVTAPTALEREGLKRFAHEIAEELNVKEVRVLEPGEEILSYRVLPNLKLLGRKYGKLVPKIREALQRERERAAALALKGEAIPLEVEGEALTLLPEEVLLEAEAPKGYQALEKDGYVAALKVEVTEALRMEGLARDLIRLLQQARKDMGLKVSDRIRVGYEAEGPYLEALKRHGPWIAEEVLATAFGEGLFGGFEARVEDEEGKAVFHLARAE, from the coding sequence ATGTTCAAGGAGGTCGGCGAGCCCAACTTTCCCAAGCTGGAAGAGGAGGTCTTGGCCTTCTGGAAGCGGGAAAAGATCTTCCAAAAGAGCGTGGAAAACCGCAAAGGCGGTCCCCGCTACACCGTCTACGAGGGCCCTCCCACCGCCAACGGCCTCCCCCACGTGGGCCACGCCCAGGCCCGGAGCTACAAGGACCTCTTCCCCCGCTACAAGACCATGCGGGGCTACTACGCGCCCCGGAGGGCAGGCTGGGACACCCACGGGCTTCCCGTGGAGCTGGAGGTGGAGAAGAAGCTCGGCCTCAAGAGCAAGCGGGAGATTGAGGCCTACGGCATTGAGCGCTTCAACCAAGCCTGCCGCGAGTCCGTCTTCACCTACGAGAAGGAGTGGGAGGCCTTTACCGAGCGCATCGCCTACTGGGTGGACCTGGAGAACGCCTACGCCACCTTGGAACCCACCTATATTGAGAGCATCTGGTGGAGCCTGAAGAACCTCTTTGACCGGGGCCTCCTCTACCGGGACCACAAGGTGGTGCCCTACTGCCCCCGCTGCGGCACCCCCCTCTCCTCCCACGAGGTCGCCCTGGGGTACAAGGAGATCCAAGACCCCTCGGTCTACGTCCGCTTCCCCTTGAAGGAGCCGAAGAAGCTTGGCCTAGAGAAGGCGAGCCTCCTCATCTGGACCACCACCCCCTGGACCCTGCCCGGGAACGTGGCCGCAGCAGTCCACCCGGAGTACACCTACGCCGCCTTCCAGGTGGGAGACGAGGCCCTGATCCTGGAGGAGGGGCTGGGGAGGAAGCTTTTGGGCGAGGGAACCCCGGTCCTCAAAACCTTCCCGGGCAAGGCCCTGGAAGGCCTCCCCTACACCCCCCCCTACCCCCAGGCCTTGGAGAAGGGCTACTTCGTGGTCCTCGCCGACTACGTGAGTCAAGAGGACGGGACGGGCATCGTCCACCAGGCCCCCGCCTTCGGCGCCGAGGACCTGGAGACGGCGAGGGTCTACGGGCTTCCCCTCCTGAAGACCGTGGACGAGGAGGGGAAGCTCCTCGTGGAGCCGTTTAAGGGCCTCTACTTCCGCGAGGCCAACCGGGCGATCCTAAGGGACCTGAGGGGGCGGGGCCTCCTCTTCAAGGAGGAAAGCTACCTCCACAGCTACCCCCACTGCTGGCGGTGCTCCACCCCCCTCATGTACTACGCCACGGAGAGCTGGTTCATCAAAAACACCCTCTTCAAGGACGAGCTCATCCGCAAGAACCAGGAGATCCACTGGGTGCCCCCCCACATCAAGGAGGGCCGCTACGGGGAGTGGCTCAAGAACCTCGTGGACTGGGCCTTAAGCCGCAACCGCTACTGGGGGACACCCCTCCCCATCTGGGTCTGCCAGGCGTGCGGCAAGGAGGAGGCCATCGGGAGCTTCCAGGAGCTCAAGGCGAGGGCCACGAAGCCCCTCCCCGAGCCCTTTGACCCCCACCGCCCCTACGTGGACCAGGTGGAGCTCGCCTGTGCCTGCGGCGGGACCATGCGCCGCGTCCCCTACGTCATTGACGTCTGGTACGACTCCGGGGCCATGCCCTTCGCCTCCTTGCACTACCCCTTTGAGCACGAAGAGGTGTTCCGGGAGAGCTTCCCCGCGGACTTCATCGCCGAGGGGATTGACCAGACCCGGGGCTGGTTCAACTCCCTCCACCAGCTCGGGGTGATGCTCTTCGGCTCCATCGCCTTCAAGAACGTGATCTGCCACGGCCTCATCCTGGACGAAAAGGGGCAGAAGATGTCCAAGTCCAAGGGGAACGTGGTGGACCCCTGGGACATCATCCGGGAGTTCGGGGCGGACGCCCTCAGGTGGTACATCTACGTCTCCGCGCCTCCCGAGGCCGACCGGCGCTTCGGGCCCAACCTGGTTCGGGAAACGGTGCGGGACTACTTCCTCACCCTCTGGAACGTCTACAGCTTCTTCGTGACCTACGCCAACCTGGACCGGCCCGACCTCAAGAACCCCCCTCCCCCCGAGAAGCGGCCCGAGATGGACCGCTGGCTCCTCGCCCGCATGCAGGACCTCATCCAGAGGGTGACGGAGGCCCTCGAGGCCTACGACCCCACCACGAGCGCCCGCGCCCTGAGGGACTTCGTGGTGGAGGACCTCTCCCAGTGGTACGTCCGCAGGAACCGGCGCCGCTTCTGGAAGAACGAGGACGCCCTGGACCGGGAGGCGGCCTACGCCACCCTCTACGAGGCCCTCGTCCTGGTGGCCACCCTCGCCGCCCCCTTCACCCCCTTCCTCGCCGAGGTCCTGTGGCAGAACCTGGTGCGGAGCGTCCGGCCCGAGGCCAAGGAGAGCGTCCACCTCGCCGACTGGCCCGAGGCCGACCCGGCCCTGGCCGACGAGGCCCTGGTGGCCCAGATGCGGGCGGTGCTCAAGGTGGTGGACCTGGCCCGGGCGGCCCGGGCGAAAAGCGGGGTCAAGACCCGCACCCCCCTTCCCCTCCTCCTCGTCACCGCCCCCACCGCCTTGGAGCGGGAGGGGTTAAAGCGCTTCGCCCACGAGATCGCCGAGGAGCTCAACGTCAAGGAGGTCCGGGTCCTGGAACCCGGGGAGGAGATCCTCTCCTACAGGGTCCTGCCCAACCTCAAGCTCCTGGGGAGGAAGTACGGCAAGCTCGTCCCCAAAATCCGGGAGGCCCTGCAAAGGGAAAGGGAGCGCGCCGCCGCCTTGGCGCTTAAGGGCGAGGCCATCCCCCTGGAGGTGGAGGGCGAGGCCCTCACCCTCCTCCCGGAGGAGGTCCTCCTCGAGGCCGAGGCCCCCAAGGGCTACCAGGCCCTGGAGAAGGACGGGTACGTGGCCGCCCTCAAGGTGGAGGTCACGGAAGCCCTCCGCATGGAGGGCCTCGCCCGCGACCTCATCCGCCTCCTGCAGCAGGCCCGCAAAGACATGGGCCTCAAGGTCTCGGACCGGATCCGGGTGGGCTACGAGGCGGAGGGCCCCTACCTCGAGGCCCTGAAGCGGCACGGGCCCTGGATCGCCGAGGAGGTGCTGGCCACCGCCTTCGGGGAAGGCCTCTTCGGCGGGTTTGAGGCCCGGGTGGAGGACGAGGAGGGCAAGGCGGTCTTCCACCTGGCCCGGGCGGAGTGA
- a CDS encoding M24 family metallopeptidase — MLPKDLLEPLGLDALLVTRPENVRYLSGFPHPEDAQVLVTGEGAFLLTDPRYPEAERESRIPAKVLKREEREALLKTLKGRVGFEAEHLPYAALERLRELVPAEWVPTKGVVEKLRLRKTPEEVERIRKAQALAEEALAHVLPLLRPGVEEREIALEVEFFLKRRGAEGAAFPPIVASGERGALPHARASEKRLKAGELVTLDLGARLEGYHSDMTRTFALGRPKEELRRAYKAVEEALEAALAALAPGKTGKEVDAVARKALEAHGLDRYFVHSLGHGVGLAVHEGPSLSPYGEEVLEPGMVVTVEPGVYLPGLGGVRLEELVLLTESGVELLSRFPRDFQEL; from the coding sequence GTGCTGCCGAAGGACCTCCTAGAGCCCCTCGGGCTTGACGCCCTCCTCGTCACCCGGCCGGAGAACGTCCGCTACCTTTCGGGCTTCCCCCACCCCGAGGACGCCCAGGTCCTGGTCACGGGGGAAGGGGCCTTCCTCCTCACCGACCCCCGCTACCCGGAGGCCGAAAGGGAAAGCCGCATCCCCGCCAAGGTCCTCAAGCGGGAAGAGCGGGAGGCCCTCCTCAAGACCCTGAAGGGCCGGGTGGGCTTTGAGGCCGAGCACCTCCCCTACGCCGCCCTGGAGCGCCTGAGGGAGCTCGTCCCCGCCGAGTGGGTGCCCACCAAGGGGGTGGTGGAAAAGCTCCGGCTCCGCAAAACCCCGGAGGAGGTGGAAAGGATCCGCAAGGCCCAGGCCCTGGCGGAGGAGGCCCTGGCCCACGTCCTCCCCCTCCTCAGGCCCGGGGTGGAGGAGCGGGAGATCGCCCTGGAGGTGGAGTTCTTCCTCAAAAGGCGGGGGGCCGAAGGGGCGGCCTTCCCCCCCATCGTGGCCTCCGGGGAGCGGGGGGCCCTGCCCCACGCGCGGGCCTCGGAGAAGCGCCTAAAGGCAGGGGAGCTCGTCACCCTGGACCTCGGGGCGCGGCTTGAGGGGTACCACTCGGACATGACCCGCACCTTCGCCCTCGGCAGGCCCAAGGAGGAGCTCCGCCGGGCCTACAAGGCGGTGGAGGAGGCCCTGGAGGCGGCCCTCGCCGCCTTGGCCCCCGGGAAGACGGGCAAGGAGGTGGACGCGGTGGCCCGAAAAGCGCTGGAGGCCCACGGGCTGGACCGCTACTTCGTCCACTCCCTGGGCCACGGGGTGGGCCTCGCCGTTCACGAGGGGCCGAGCCTCTCCCCCTACGGCGAGGAGGTCCTGGAGCCCGGCATGGTGGTGACGGTGGAGCCCGGGGTCTACCTGCCGGGGCTTGGGGGCGTGCGGCTTGAGGAGCTCGTCCTCCTCACCGAAAGCGGCGTGGAGCTCCTCTCCCGCTTTCCCCGGGACTTTCAGGAGCTCTAA
- a CDS encoding cell division protein FtsX: MYAIREGLKQVFRHPTASLATFFTALVSFTLLYFLGLLLWNLERVVQTMERELEVAAFLGPKADVEGLLAEIQKWPEVASARLQTKEEALAQLVLDYPYLAEAKDLVENPLPDTLRLRLREPEAVRRVAERLARLPGVEGVEYGGEITERLVQLLQGSRVAMLVLVGLLLLNTFFSVMGSIRLSVESRREALGIMLLVGATRRFIQAPFVVEGTFLTLGAGLLAVAVGAFLYRALAQAVQTLLPFVPVLSPEDLGRTAGLVLLLALVLGAGGAFAASRAHLREV; this comes from the coding sequence GTGTACGCCATCCGCGAGGGGCTAAAGCAGGTTTTCCGCCACCCCACGGCAAGCCTCGCCACCTTCTTCACCGCCCTGGTCTCCTTCACCCTGCTCTACTTCCTGGGGCTCCTCCTCTGGAACCTGGAGCGGGTGGTCCAGACCATGGAGCGGGAGCTGGAGGTGGCCGCCTTCCTCGGCCCCAAGGCGGACGTGGAAGGCCTTCTCGCCGAGATCCAAAAGTGGCCCGAGGTGGCCTCCGCCCGGCTCCAGACCAAGGAGGAGGCCCTGGCCCAGCTGGTCCTGGACTACCCCTACCTGGCGGAGGCCAAGGACCTGGTGGAAAACCCCCTGCCCGACACCCTGCGCCTGCGGCTTAGGGAACCCGAGGCGGTGCGGCGGGTGGCGGAGCGCCTCGCCCGCCTCCCCGGGGTGGAAGGGGTGGAGTACGGGGGAGAGATCACGGAAAGGCTCGTCCAGCTCCTCCAGGGCAGCCGCGTGGCCATGCTGGTCCTCGTGGGGCTTCTCCTCCTCAACACCTTCTTCAGCGTCATGGGCTCCATCCGCCTCTCGGTGGAGAGCCGGCGGGAGGCCCTGGGCATCATGCTCCTCGTGGGCGCCACCCGGCGGTTCATCCAGGCCCCCTTCGTCGTGGAGGGAACGTTCCTCACCTTGGGAGCGGGGCTTCTCGCCGTGGCCGTGGGGGCCTTCCTCTACCGGGCCCTGGCCCAGGCGGTCCAGACCCTCCTGCCCTTCGTCCCCGTCCTCTCCCCCGAGGACCTGGGGCGGACGGCGGGCCTCGTCCTCCTCCTGGCCCTCGTCCTGGGCGCAGGCGGGGCTTTCGCCGCAAGCCGGGCCCACCTGCGGGAGGTGTGA
- a CDS encoding murein hydrolase activator EnvC family protein yields the protein MGRLLLLVLLLLAPAWSQDLAAQEKRVQDLEAQAARARALEEEAAKRIQALNQELAQISQRLKNLLGEKAALEKEIARLEAERRRLKQETARLKEEVRQTEARIAKLEKDLEALRERLQALMVSLHRERAGRYLPLLRAESFTDLAVRARWVGYISRQDTALVKTLQATLKALREEKARLELLVQSLTAKEAELAETQRALEAKRRGLEAVLAELRREEAGKKALLRDALEERAQLQSRLAELQKRLLEERQRLKALQEEAERRRREEEARRAAQASVVVPPPPLPATVGRLAFPVPGGRIAVPYGKEGPFQVIAAPAPGSPVQAAADGYVAGVLYLPNLGYTVMLVHTEELATVYTNLQAPLVQEGDRVRQGQVIGYLGGGLLIQPNELEFRVALRTGDATRFVDPSAYY from the coding sequence GTGGGCCGCCTCCTCCTCCTTGTCCTCCTCCTCCTTGCCCCCGCCTGGAGCCAGGACCTCGCGGCCCAGGAAAAGCGCGTCCAGGATCTGGAGGCCCAGGCCGCCCGGGCCCGGGCCCTGGAGGAGGAGGCGGCGAAGCGCATCCAGGCGCTGAACCAGGAGCTTGCCCAGATCTCCCAGAGGCTCAAGAACCTCCTCGGGGAAAAGGCGGCCCTGGAAAAGGAGATCGCCCGCCTCGAGGCCGAAAGGCGGCGGCTCAAGCAAGAGACGGCCCGCCTTAAGGAGGAGGTGCGGCAAACGGAGGCCAGGATCGCCAAGCTGGAGAAAGACCTCGAGGCCTTGCGGGAAAGGCTCCAGGCCCTCATGGTGAGCCTGCACCGGGAGCGGGCAGGCCGCTACCTTCCCTTGCTTAGGGCCGAGTCCTTCACCGACCTCGCCGTCCGGGCCCGCTGGGTGGGGTACATCTCCCGCCAGGACACCGCCTTGGTGAAGACCCTCCAGGCCACCCTGAAGGCCCTTAGGGAGGAGAAGGCGAGGCTGGAGCTTCTGGTCCAGTCCCTCACGGCCAAGGAGGCGGAGCTTGCCGAGACGCAGCGGGCGCTGGAAGCGAAGCGGCGGGGGCTTGAAGCGGTCCTCGCCGAGCTCAGGCGGGAGGAGGCGGGCAAGAAGGCCCTCCTCCGGGACGCCCTCGAGGAGCGGGCCCAGCTCCAAAGCCGCCTGGCCGAGCTGCAAAAGCGGCTCCTGGAGGAACGGCAGCGCCTAAAGGCCCTCCAGGAGGAGGCCGAGAGGCGGCGCCGGGAAGAGGAGGCCCGCCGGGCCGCCCAGGCCAGCGTGGTGGTCCCGCCGCCCCCTCTTCCGGCCACGGTGGGCCGCCTCGCCTTCCCCGTCCCTGGGGGACGGATCGCCGTCCCCTACGGGAAGGAAGGCCCCTTCCAGGTGATCGCCGCCCCCGCCCCGGGAAGCCCGGTCCAGGCGGCCGCCGACGGGTACGTGGCCGGGGTCTTGTACCTCCCCAACCTGGGCTACACGGTGATGCTGGTCCATACGGAAGAGCTGGCCACCGTCTACACCAACCTGCAGGCCCCTTTGGTGCAGGAAGGGGACCGGGTGCGCCAGGGCCAGGTGATCGGCTACCTGGGCGGGGGCCTCCTCATCCAGCCCAACGAGCTGGAGTTCCGCGTGGCCCTCCGCACCGGGGACGCCACCCGCTTCGTGGACCCGAGCGCCTACTACTGA
- a CDS encoding ComF family protein, protein MPWGWIEALLGHACPGCGGPLDLPALCGRCRAGLEAFSTGEMVYLGHYARVGPLVRALKYGRREALARALAEPLARAVAARGWRLQGVTAVPTLPHRLALRGYNPPEVLARALAKALGVPYRPVLFRRRYTPGQPTRGFKERRFLPGDLFGARVRVEGAWLLVDDVLTSGATFLRARGALLEAGAAHVYGAFLAVRDPRALGPYR, encoded by the coding sequence GTGCCTTGGGGCTGGATTGAAGCCTTGCTGGGCCACGCCTGCCCGGGGTGCGGGGGGCCCTTGGACCTTCCCGCCCTCTGCGGGCGTTGCCGGGCGGGCCTCGAGGCCTTCTCCACGGGGGAGATGGTTTACCTGGGCCACTACGCCCGGGTGGGCCCCTTGGTGCGGGCGCTGAAGTACGGGAGACGGGAGGCCTTGGCCCGGGCGCTGGCCGAGCCCCTGGCCCGGGCCGTGGCCGCGAGGGGGTGGCGGCTCCAGGGCGTCACGGCGGTGCCCACCCTGCCCCACCGGCTCGCCCTCAGGGGCTACAACCCGCCCGAGGTTTTGGCCCGGGCCCTCGCCAAGGCCCTAGGGGTGCCCTACCGCCCGGTGCTCTTCCGGAGGCGGTACACCCCGGGCCAGCCCACCCGGGGCTTCAAGGAGCGCCGCTTCCTCCCGGGCGACCTCTTCGGGGCCCGGGTGCGGGTGGAGGGGGCCTGGCTTTTGGTGGACGACGTCCTCACCAGCGGGGCCACCTTCCTCCGGGCCCGGGGAGCCCTCCTCGAGGCGGGGGCCGCCCACGTCTACGGGGCCTTCCTGGCGGTGCGGGACCCCAGGGCCTTGGGGCCTTACCGCTAA
- the mtnA gene encoding S-methyl-5-thioribose-1-phosphate isomerase — MDRVLPFRFAEEEGVFWLLDQRRLPQEEVYVPVRTAREMAQAIRDMVVRGAPAIGVSAAFGMVLAHLAGEDLEEADRRLRASRPTAVNLFHALDRMRPFWGDLAGSLLEARRIWREVEETEAAISRHGAQVLWGQVLTHCNTGPLATGGYGTALGAIVEAYRLGRVRHVWVDETRPYLQGARLTAYELQKAGVPATLITDGMAGWLMARGAVDAVVVGVDRMALNGDFANKVGTYALAVLAHHHGIPFYAALPLSSVDPRLASGEGIPIEERSPEEVVAFRGVRIAPEGFPAYHPAFDVTPHRYLTGIITEKGVLYPPFAEGLRRALGLD; from the coding sequence GTGGATCGGGTGCTTCCCTTTCGCTTCGCGGAGGAGGAGGGGGTCTTCTGGCTTTTGGACCAGAGGCGCCTGCCCCAGGAGGAGGTCTACGTCCCGGTGCGCACCGCCCGGGAGATGGCCCAGGCCATCCGGGACATGGTGGTCCGGGGGGCGCCGGCCATCGGGGTCTCCGCCGCCTTCGGCATGGTCCTGGCCCACCTGGCGGGGGAGGACCTCGAGGAGGCGGACCGGAGGCTCAGGGCGAGCCGCCCCACGGCGGTGAACCTCTTCCACGCCCTGGACCGGATGCGCCCCTTTTGGGGGGACCTGGCGGGAAGCCTCCTCGAGGCGCGGCGCATCTGGCGGGAGGTGGAGGAAACGGAGGCGGCCATCAGCCGCCACGGCGCCCAGGTCCTCTGGGGCCAGGTCCTCACCCACTGCAACACGGGTCCCCTGGCCACGGGCGGCTACGGCACCGCCCTCGGGGCCATCGTGGAGGCCTACAGGCTTGGGCGGGTGCGGCACGTCTGGGTGGACGAGACCCGGCCCTACCTCCAAGGGGCCCGCCTGACCGCCTACGAGCTCCAGAAGGCGGGGGTACCCGCCACCCTGATCACCGACGGCATGGCGGGCTGGCTCATGGCCCGGGGGGCCGTGGACGCGGTGGTGGTGGGGGTGGACCGCATGGCCTTGAACGGGGACTTCGCCAACAAGGTGGGGACCTACGCCCTCGCCGTGCTGGCCCACCACCACGGGATCCCCTTCTACGCCGCCTTGCCCCTTTCCTCCGTGGACCCCCGGTTGGCGAGCGGGGAGGGCATCCCCATAGAGGAGCGCTCCCCGGAGGAGGTGGTGGCCTTCCGCGGCGTGCGGATCGCCCCCGAGGGGTTTCCCGCCTACCACCCCGCCTTTGACGTGACCCCCCATCGGTACCTCACGGGGATCATCACGGAGAAGGGGGTCCTCTACCCCCCCTTCGCCGAGGGGCTGCGGCGTGCCTTGGGGCTGGATTGA
- the rpmE gene encoding 50S ribosomal protein L31 → MKEGIHPKLVPARIICGCGNVIETYSTKPEIYVEVCSKCHPFYTGQQRFVDTEGRVERFQRRYGDSYRKGR, encoded by the coding sequence GTGAAGGAAGGCATCCATCCCAAGTTGGTTCCCGCCCGCATCATCTGCGGTTGCGGCAACGTCATTGAGACCTACTCCACCAAGCCCGAGATCTACGTGGAGGTCTGCTCCAAGTGCCACCCCTTCTACACGGGGCAGCAGCGCTTCGTGGACACCGAGGGGCGGGTGGAGCGGTTCCAGCGGCGCTACGGCGACTCTTACCGCAAGGGGCGCTAG
- the mraZ gene encoding division/cell wall cluster transcriptional repressor MraZ produces MPFGEYQYSLDDKGRVVIPAPFRDFVEDGLVLTRGMEGCLYVFPLDRWKKIEEQLVNLPLTDAEARAFVRFFYSGAHKTRMDSASRVLIPPPLRLFAGLKEGGEVVIAGAPGRLEIWSQERWWKAIEEVLAKPPAPEALKGLVG; encoded by the coding sequence ATGCCCTTCGGCGAGTACCAGTACAGCCTGGACGACAAGGGGCGGGTGGTCATCCCCGCGCCCTTCCGCGACTTCGTGGAGGACGGGCTGGTGCTCACCCGGGGGATGGAGGGGTGCCTCTACGTCTTCCCCCTGGACCGGTGGAAGAAGATTGAGGAGCAACTGGTCAACCTGCCGCTGACCGACGCCGAGGCCCGGGCCTTCGTGCGCTTCTTTTACTCGGGGGCGCACAAGACCCGGATGGACAGCGCCTCCCGGGTCCTCATCCCCCCGCCCCTCCGCCTCTTCGCCGGGCTCAAGGAGGGGGGGGAGGTGGTCATCGCCGGGGCCCCGGGGAGGCTGGAGATCTGGAGCCAGGAGCGCTGGTGGAAGGCCATTGAGGAGGTGCTGGCCAAGCCGCCGGCCCCCGAGGCCCTGAAGGGACTGGTGGGATGA